One Benincasa hispida cultivar B227 chromosome 5, ASM972705v1, whole genome shotgun sequence genomic window carries:
- the LOC120077315 gene encoding exopolygalacturonase-like yields the protein MSLSSFKVETRSHVDVIFPLRKYGDIGPGVDITEALNEEWNDTCASFRPSAVIIPRGIFKVSEVKFKGPCKSPIEIRLRGTLQAPKHPQGDSWITFAYVDRLTLSGEGVFYGKGKAGWEKNDCHKNINCADLPISSRFNFITNSIVKRITSLDSKNFHINILGCNNLTFHGVNIIAPENSLNTDGIHIGRSIGISIIKSRIATGDGSKRVKVTNVTCGPGHGISIGSLGKYTNEEPVEGVVVKNCTIMNTTNGVRIKTWPASPVAGTATNMHFSDIIMVNVSIPILIDQEYCPWNQCNRKIPSKIKISKVSFKNIIGTSATPMAVKLVCSSDLPCDEVKITNIDLVYNGKEGPITSQCRNVRPIILGIQNPQTCSSPYVFP from the exons ATGTCATTGTCATCATTTAAAGTGGAGACTCGATCCCATGTTGATGTTATTTTTCCTTTGAGGAAGTATGGTGATATTGGGCCTGGTGTTGATATCACTGAG GCTTTGAACGAAGAATGGAATGACACATGTGCATCTTTTCGTCCAAGTGCGGTGATAATTCCAAGAGGAATATTTAAAGTAAGTGAAGTAAAATTTAAAGGTCCTTGTAAGAGCCCTATTGAAATTCGACTTCGAGGAACATTGCAAGCTCCAAAACACCCCCAAGGGGATAGTTGGATTACTTTTGCATATGTTGATAGATTAACACTATCAGGTGAAGGAGTTTTTTATGGTAAAGGAAAGGCAGGTTGGGAAAAGAATGATTGccataaaaacataaattgtGCTGATCTCCCTATT AGTTCAAGGTTCAACTTCATTACCAATTCAATTGTGAAGAGAATAACATCACTTGATAGCAAGAACTTCCATATCAACATCCTAGGATGCAACAACCTCACATTCCATGGTGTCAACATAATTGCACCAGAAAATAGTCTCAACACAGATGGAATACACATTGGTCGATCGATTGGGATCTCAATCATAAAGTCTCGAATCGCAACAGGAGATGGAAGCAAACGAGTAAAAGTCACTAACGTGACATGCGGGCCTGGACATGGAATAAGCATAGGAAGTCTTGGGAAATACACTAATGAAGAACCCGTTGAAGGTGTTGTAGTGAAGAACTGCACCATAATGAACACCACTAATGGTGTTAGGATCAAAACATGGCCAGCCTCTCCCGTTGCCGGCACTGCCACCAATATGCATTTTTCAGACATTATAATGGTCAACGTTAGCATCCCAATTCTCATAGACCAAGAGTACTGCCCATGGAATCAATGCAATCGCAAG attCCGTCAAAGATTAAGATTAGtaaagtgagtttcaagaatATTATAGGAACTTCTGCAACTCCAATGGCGGTCAAACTTGTTTGCAGTAGCGACTTACCATGTGACGAAGTAAAAATAACCAACATTGACCTTGTTTATAATGGAAAAGAAGGTCCCATTACATCTCAATGTAGAAATGTGAGACCCATCATTTTGGGAATACAAAATCCTCAAACTTGCTCATCCCCTTATGTTTTTCCATGA